The Neovison vison isolate M4711 chromosome 10, ASM_NN_V1, whole genome shotgun sequence genome has a segment encoding these proteins:
- the FAM163A gene encoding protein FAM163A, translated as MTAGTVVITGGILATVILLCIIAVLCYCRLQYYCCKKSRAGDADEEEEERDLPPHPRGPSCNACSSQAPDGRGGLAPLTSEPCGQPCGGAAGHCTACSPYSSPFYIRTADMVPNGGGGERLSFAPTYYKEGGPLPLKLAVPQSYPVTWPGSGREAFTNPRAISTDV; from the exons ATGACAGCGGGAACAGTTGTGATCACTGGCGGAATCCTAGCTACAGTCATCCTCCTCTGCATCATTGCCGTCTTGTGCTACTGTAGGCTCCAG TACTACTGCTGCAAGAAGAGCAGAGCCGGAGATGcagacgaggaggaggaggagcgcgacctgcccccacaccccagaGGCCCCAGCTGTAATGCCTGCAGCTCCCAAGCCCCCGATGGCCGAGGCGGCCTGGCGCCTCTCACCAGCGAGCCCTGCGGCCAGCCGTGTGGGGGGGCGGCCGGCCACTGCACCGCCTGCTCCCCGTACAGCTCCCCCTTTTACATACGGACGGCTGACATGGTGCCCAATGGGGGCGGAGGGGAGAGGCTCTCCTTCGCTCCTACATACTACAAGGAAGGGGGACCCCTGCCCCTCAAGTTGGCAGTGCCCCAGAGTTACCCGGTGACGTGGCCAGGCTCTGGGCGTGAGGCCTTCACCAATCCAAGGGCTATTAGTACAGACGTGTAA